A genomic window from Gossypium hirsutum isolate 1008001.06 chromosome D10, Gossypium_hirsutum_v2.1, whole genome shotgun sequence includes:
- the LOC107941812 gene encoding seipin-2 isoform X1 yields the protein MESQSSDEEDQFFDAFDDFPFYDCLTFDQSDPSTSHLPSTLRRRALSRRGISSKESGGESLPETSTLEDHSRTSSREPRYNLFRDLKPSDSTLVVTESPRDGVNPIRVSEENAGVESTVTTAENDESLDQARYSADSSAELSESLHSSSSLLLFIAGLVIKAIGFQLNLLISSITLPLSGISSFYMFIIDPFQALSHGRAYVITKLSNLWNSICGYFSPMMNDCLNYHKSIWNLLFRFGWGTFWATYVGCALCGLLFTSLATSGILMRYLVDEPLAIKEMLNFDYSKSSPVAYVPIVSCAAIGCGAKCMEKINVGNNVGSRVIPLDHKLKVTVSLTLPESEYNRYLGMFQVRVDFLSVNGETLASSSRHCMLKFKSELIRFLLTVFKIAPLITGYSSETQILNLKIRGLHEGTVPTACLRVVLEQRAEFRSGAGIPELYDASLILDSELPFFKRMIWYWRRTIFIWLSMTLFTTGVLFTLVCCRPLLIPRTRMRDGSTRSMSTQNSRQPQI from the exons ATGGAATCCCAAAGCTCCGACGAAGAGGATCAGTTCTTCGATGCATTTGACGACTTCCCCTTTTACGATTGCCTTACCTTTGACCAATCAGATCCTTCCACGTCTCACTTACCGTCTACTCTCCGCCGGCGAGCCTTATCTCGCCGGGGAATCTCCTCCAAGGAATCCGGAGGAGAGTCCCTTCCAGAAACTTCCACTCTCGAAGACCACTCCAGGACCAGTTCTAGAGAGCCAAGGTACAATCTTTTCCGCGATTTGAAGCCAAGCGACAGCACTTTGGTGGTAACCGAGTCGCCTCGAGATGGAGTTAACCCGATCCGCGTCTCAGAAGAGAACGCCGGCGTTGAATCCACTGTCACCACCGCAGAAAATGATGAATCACTTGACCAAGCCCGTTACTCCGCAGACTCGAGCGCCGAACTCAGTGAGTCGCTACATTCCTCTTCGAGTTTGCTACTGTTTATAGCTGGTTTAGTGATAAAGGCAATTGGGTTTCAGTTAAATTTGCTGATTAGCTCCATTACATTACCTCTGTCAGGTATAAGTAGCTTCTACATGTTTATTATTGATCCTTTTCAAGCTTTGAGTCATGGTAGAGCTTATGTAATCACAAAATTGTCAAATTTATGGAATTCGATTTGTGGGTATTTCAGTCCTATGATGAATGATTGCTTGAACTACCATAAATCTATATGGAACCTCTTGTTCCGATTCGGCTGGGGAACGTTCTGGGCTACATATGTAGGCTGTGCTTTATGTGGGTTATTGTTTACTTCACTTGCTACTAGTGGGATTTTGATGAGGTATTTGGTGGATGAACCATTGGCGATAAAGGAAATGTTGAACTTTGATTATAGTAAGAGTAGTCCGGTTGCATATGTTCCGATTGTATCTTGTGCCGCCATTGGTTGTGGTGCAAAATGTATGGAGAAGATAAATGTTGGGAATAATGTGGGTTCTCGAGTCATACCGTTGGATCACAAATTGAAGGTTACTGTTTCTTTGACATTGCCGGAGTCAGAGTACAACAGATATCTTGGGATGTTCCAG GTCAGGGTAGATTTCTTGTCTGTTAATGGTGAAACTCTTGCCAGCTCAAGCCGTCATTGCATGTTGAAATTCAAAAGTGAGCTTATCCGGTTTCTACTGACAGTCTTCAAGATTGCTCCTCTAATCACTGGCTACAGTTCAGAAACCCAGATTTTGAATCTGAAGATTAGAGGTTTGCACGAAGGAACCGTGCCTACTGCTTGCTTAAGGGTAGTACTTGAACAACGAGCGGAGTTCAGATCAGGTGCTGGTATTCCTGAACTATACGATGCATCCCTCATCCTTGACTCAGAACTACCTTTTTTCAAAAGAATGATATGGTATTGGAGGAGAACTATTTTTATATGGCTCAGTATGACATTGTTTACCACGGGGGTACTGTTTACTTTAGTTTGTTGTAGACCTTTACTCATTCCAAGAACACGAATGAGAGATGGTTCTACCAGGAGCATGTCTACACAAAATAGTCGACAACCACAGATTTGA
- the LOC107941802 gene encoding integrin-linked protein kinase 1 isoform X1: protein MENKAAVRFMLGKQSSMALERGKDGSDGKGIEEGEDIDDGVRLMYLANEGDLDGIRELLDSGINVNFRDIDDRTALHVASCQGQNDVVSFLLQRGATVDSKDRWGSTPLSDAIYYKNHDVIKLLEKHGAKPLMAPMHVNHAREVPEYEIDPKELDFTNSVYITKGTFCRASWRGIQVAVKKLEDELITDSDKVSAFRDELALFQKIRHPNVVQFLGAVTQSSPMMIVTEYLPKGDLRAFLKGKGALKPMTALRFALDIARGMNYLHENKPPIIHRDLEPSNILRDDSGHLKVADFGVSKLLTVKEVKPLTCPVTSCRYVAPEVFKNYDYDTKADVFSFALILQEMIEGCPPFLTKQDNDVTKAYASKERPPFRAPSKYYAHGLKELIEDCWNEKAAKRPTFRQIIKRLESIHDSFSHKKHWKARPLKWFQSLEAMLKKDHSSSSSSSHSTGSI from the exons ATGGAAAACAAAGCGGCGGTGAGGTTTATGTTAGGGAAGCAATCGTCGATGGCGCTGGAGAGAGGTAAGGATGGATCCGATGGAAAAGGTATAGAGGAAGGAGAAGATATAGATGACGGAGTTAGGCTGATGTATTTAGCCAACGAAGGTGACTTGGACGGCATTCGGGAGCTCTTAGACTCCGGGATCAACGTTAATTTCCGCGACATCGATGATCGGACGGCTCTCCATGTTGCTTCTTGTCAAGGACAGAACGACGTCGTCTCCTTTCTACTTCAACGTGGCGCTACCGTCGATTCTAAAGATCGCTGGGGAAGCACT CCTCTGTCGGATGCTATATATTATAAGAATCATGATGTGATTAAGCTTTTGGAGAAACATGGAGCTAAGCCTTTG ATGGCTCCAATGCACGTAAATCACGCGCGTGAAGTCCCGGAGTATGAAATCGATCCAAAAGAACTTGATTTCACTAACAGCGTCTACATTACTAAG GGAACCTTCTGTAGAGCTTCATGGCGAGGAATACAAGTTGCTGTAAAAAAGCTCGAGGATGAACTTATCACTGATTCGGATAAAGT gAGCGCATTTAGGGATGAGCTTGCATTATTTCAGAAAATTCGACATCCAAATGTAGTCCAATTTCTTGGTGCAGTAACTCAGAGTAGCCCGATGATGATTGTAACAGAATATTTACCCAAG GGAGATTTACGAGCTTTTTTGAAAGGAAAGGGAGCATTGAAACCAATGACAGCTCTGAGATTTGCACTTGACATTGCAAG GGGAATGAATTATTTGCATGAGAATAAACCACCAATAATTCATCGTGATCTTGAGCCTTC AAACATTTTGCGGGATGACTCTGGACATCTGAAAGTCGCAGATTTTGGTGTTAGCAAGCTGCTCACAGTTAAAGAAGTTAAACCTCTAACATGTCCAGTGACATCTT GTCGATATGTTGCCCCAGAGGTTTTCAAAAATTATGACTATGATACCAAAGCGGATGTGTTTTCATTTGCCCTGATTCTACAGGAG ATGATTGAAGGCTGCCCGCCATTTCTTACAAAGCAAGATAACGATGTTACCAAGGCATATGCATCAAAGGAGCGTCCGCCTTTCAGAGCTCCATCTAAGTATTACGCTCATGGGCTCAAAGA GTTAATTGAGGATTGTTGGAATGAGAAGGCTGCTAAGCGACCAACATTTAGACAGATAATAAAAAGACTGGAATCGATCCATGACAGTTTCAGTCATAAAAAGCATTGGAAG GCTAGACCATTAAAATGGTTTCAGAGTCTGGAGGCAATGCTGAAGAAAGATCATTCTAGTTCAAGCAGTTCATCTCATTCTACTGGAAGCATATGA
- the LOC107925013 gene encoding carboxy-terminal domain RNA polymerase II polypeptide A small phosphatase 1, giving the protein MRYHRLFHCQLLHRVHHPKRRSSSLKTKSFSFISSISKSIHKCQCRILQFFSKLAAGPRRHQCFVILKREEEPISSEPNVGPRIKLKFSTSFSRVVPRVTVLKEEERQAEVQVEKHQHLLPPLVSSKKRTVVLDLDETLVHSTTGTPPPNYDFMITPTIEGVTMNFYVLKRPGVDEFLEAISKKYEVVVFTAGLEQYASLLLDVLDPKGLISHRLYRDSCKPLVKRRFAKDLSTIGRDLENVVIVDDNPRSYALQPANAIPIKRFVDDVEDKELEKLLGFFEMYCDGFEDMREAVKQYLGGANNTTKPARTSLSSRHRNTRDLSSVIKYHHI; this is encoded by the coding sequence ATGCGCTACCACCGCCTCTTCCATTGCCAACTCCTCCACCGTGTCCACCACCCTAAGAGACGATCATCGTCGCTGAAAACCAAATCCTTCTCCTTCATTTCTTCCATAAGCAAGTCCATTCACAAATGCCAGTGCCGCATCCTCCAATTCTTTTCTAAGTTGGCTGCCGGCCCGAGACGACACCAATGCTTCGTGATCCTCAAACGGGAAGAAGAACCGATCAGCTCGGAACCCAACGTCGGGCCGAGGATTAAACTCAAATTCAGCACCAGTTTCTCACGGGTTGTCCCTCGCGTTACCGTGTTGAAGGAGGAGGAGCGCCAAGCCGAAGTCCAAGTTGAAAAACATCAACATTTGCTTCCTCCATTAGTTTCAAGTAAAAAAAGGACCGTCGTCCTCGACTTGGACGAGACCTTGGTCCATTCCACAACCGGCACACCACCACCAAACTATGACTTCATGATCACACCGACCATCGAGGGTGTAACCATGAACTTCTACGTTTTGAAACGTCCTGGGGTCGATGAATTCTTGGAAGCCATAAGCAAAAAGTATGAAGTGGTGGTGTTCACCGCCGGGTTGGAGCAATACGCTTCATTGTTGCTCGACGTTTTAGACCCCAAAGGGCTGATATCGCATCGTTTATACAGAGACTCGTGCAAGCCATTGGTGAAACGAAGGTTTGCCAAGGACTTGTCAACGATAGGGAGGGACCTTGAGAACGTCGTGATCGTCGATGATAACCCGAGGTCGTATGCTTTGCAACCTGCAAATGCAATCCCCATAAAGCGATTTGTCGATGATGTTGAAGACAAGGAATTGGAGAAGCTGTTAGGGTTTTTCGAGATGTATTGTGATGGGTTTGAGGATATGCGAGAGGCGGTGAAACAGTATTTAGGTGGTGCCAACAACACCACCAAACCGGCTCGGACATCATTGTCGTCTCGTCATCGTAATACTAGGGATCTTTCATCAGTTATAAAATATCACCacatatga
- the LOC107925290 gene encoding CTD small phosphatase-like protein: MINLHRPFIIHSPEMVSKIIKKRTPPRSIKRHRHHHRRKTSPVKKNGSFSVIASLNKSIKTCRRRIVRLFSRLAHIATPSTAAKRYRNGFQLLKQEENEEQEEFCGFESNFIVPRALVFERCLLPPLISKTKKTIFLDLDETLVHSSPDPPPETYDFVVRPSIEGQVMNFYVLKRPGVDFFLEEISKKHEVVVFTAGLKQYASQVLDKLDPKGLISHRLYRDSCKELNGKFVKDLSEMGRDLGRIVIVDDNPNAYSLQPENAVPIRPFVEDSHDRELEKLVQFFQWCERFEDMRVAVKQYFNGGGAADDYGFVQLKL; encoded by the coding sequence ATGATTAATCTCCATCGCCCTTTCATAATCCACAGCCCTGAAATGGTTTCCAAGATTATCAAGAAACGAACTCCGCCACGATCCATCAAGCGCCACCGTCATCACCACCGGAGAAAGACTTCTCCGGTGAAGAAGAATGGTTCGTTCTCCGTCATTGCCTCCCTCAACAAGTCCATCAAGACTTGCCGTCGTCGCATCGTGAGGCTTTTCTCGAGGTTAGCCCATATAGCAACCCCTTCCACCGCCGCCAAACGCTACCGCAATGGCTTCCAACTCCTCAAGCAAGAAGAAAACGAAGAGCAAGAAGAGTTCTGTGGGTTCGAAAGCAATTTCATCGTTCCTCGTGCTTTAGTGTTCGAGCGGTGCTTGCTTCCGCCGTTGATTTCCAAGACGAAAAAGACGATCTTTCTTGACTTAGACGAGACCCTGGTGCATTCTAGCCCCGACCCACCTCCCGAAACGTACGATTTCGTCGTACGGCCGAGCATTGAAGGCCAGGTCATGAACTTCTACGTGTTGAAACGGCCCGGCGTCGATTTTTTCCTGGAAGAAATAAGCAAGAAACACGAAGTGGTGGTTTTCACGGCGGGGCTCAAGCAATATGCTTCCCAGGTCTTGGATAAGCTCGACCCGAAGGGCTTAATATCCCACCGGCTTTATCGGGATTCTTGCAAGGAACTGAACGGGAAGTTCGTTAAAGACTTGTCTGAAATGGGGAGGGATTTAGGGAGAATTGTCATCGTCGACGATAACCCAAACGCTTACTCTCTGCAACCAGAGAACGCCGTCCCTATACGGCCATTTGTGGAGGATAGTCACGACAGGGAGCTGGAGAAATTGGTTCAATTCTTTCAGTGGTGTGAACGGTTCGAGGATATGAGAGTAGCGGTCAAGCAGTATTTCAACGGTGGCGGCGCTGCTGATGATTATGGCTTTGTTCAGTTGAAGCTATGA
- the LOC107941812 gene encoding seipin-2 isoform X2, with product MESQSSDEEDQFFDAFDDFPFYDCLTFDQSDPSTSHLPSTLRRRALSRRGISSKESGGESLPETSTLEDHSRTSSREPRYNLFRDLKPSDSTLVVTESPRDGVNPIRVSEENAGVESTVTTAENDESLDQARYSADSSAELSISSFYMFIIDPFQALSHGRAYVITKLSNLWNSICGYFSPMMNDCLNYHKSIWNLLFRFGWGTFWATYVGCALCGLLFTSLATSGILMRYLVDEPLAIKEMLNFDYSKSSPVAYVPIVSCAAIGCGAKCMEKINVGNNVGSRVIPLDHKLKVTVSLTLPESEYNRYLGMFQVRVDFLSVNGETLASSSRHCMLKFKSELIRFLLTVFKIAPLITGYSSETQILNLKIRGLHEGTVPTACLRVVLEQRAEFRSGAGIPELYDASLILDSELPFFKRMIWYWRRTIFIWLSMTLFTTGVLFTLVCCRPLLIPRTRMRDGSTRSMSTQNSRQPQI from the exons ATGGAATCCCAAAGCTCCGACGAAGAGGATCAGTTCTTCGATGCATTTGACGACTTCCCCTTTTACGATTGCCTTACCTTTGACCAATCAGATCCTTCCACGTCTCACTTACCGTCTACTCTCCGCCGGCGAGCCTTATCTCGCCGGGGAATCTCCTCCAAGGAATCCGGAGGAGAGTCCCTTCCAGAAACTTCCACTCTCGAAGACCACTCCAGGACCAGTTCTAGAGAGCCAAGGTACAATCTTTTCCGCGATTTGAAGCCAAGCGACAGCACTTTGGTGGTAACCGAGTCGCCTCGAGATGGAGTTAACCCGATCCGCGTCTCAGAAGAGAACGCCGGCGTTGAATCCACTGTCACCACCGCAGAAAATGATGAATCACTTGACCAAGCCCGTTACTCCGCAGACTCGAGCGCCGAACTCA GTATAAGTAGCTTCTACATGTTTATTATTGATCCTTTTCAAGCTTTGAGTCATGGTAGAGCTTATGTAATCACAAAATTGTCAAATTTATGGAATTCGATTTGTGGGTATTTCAGTCCTATGATGAATGATTGCTTGAACTACCATAAATCTATATGGAACCTCTTGTTCCGATTCGGCTGGGGAACGTTCTGGGCTACATATGTAGGCTGTGCTTTATGTGGGTTATTGTTTACTTCACTTGCTACTAGTGGGATTTTGATGAGGTATTTGGTGGATGAACCATTGGCGATAAAGGAAATGTTGAACTTTGATTATAGTAAGAGTAGTCCGGTTGCATATGTTCCGATTGTATCTTGTGCCGCCATTGGTTGTGGTGCAAAATGTATGGAGAAGATAAATGTTGGGAATAATGTGGGTTCTCGAGTCATACCGTTGGATCACAAATTGAAGGTTACTGTTTCTTTGACATTGCCGGAGTCAGAGTACAACAGATATCTTGGGATGTTCCAG GTCAGGGTAGATTTCTTGTCTGTTAATGGTGAAACTCTTGCCAGCTCAAGCCGTCATTGCATGTTGAAATTCAAAAGTGAGCTTATCCGGTTTCTACTGACAGTCTTCAAGATTGCTCCTCTAATCACTGGCTACAGTTCAGAAACCCAGATTTTGAATCTGAAGATTAGAGGTTTGCACGAAGGAACCGTGCCTACTGCTTGCTTAAGGGTAGTACTTGAACAACGAGCGGAGTTCAGATCAGGTGCTGGTATTCCTGAACTATACGATGCATCCCTCATCCTTGACTCAGAACTACCTTTTTTCAAAAGAATGATATGGTATTGGAGGAGAACTATTTTTATATGGCTCAGTATGACATTGTTTACCACGGGGGTACTGTTTACTTTAGTTTGTTGTAGACCTTTACTCATTCCAAGAACACGAATGAGAGATGGTTCTACCAGGAGCATGTCTACACAAAATAGTCGACAACCACAGATTTGA
- the LOC107941802 gene encoding integrin-linked protein kinase 1 isoform X2, with translation MENKAAVRFMLGKQSSMALERGKDGSDGKGIEEGEDIDDGVRLMYLANEGDLDGIRELLDSGINVNFRDIDDRTALHVASCQGQNDVVSFLLQRGATVDSKDRWGSTPLSDAIYYKNHDVIKLLEKHGAKPLMAPMHVNHAREVPEYEIDPKELDFTNSVYITKGTFCRASWRGIQVAVKKLEDELITDSDKVSAFRDELALFQKIRHPNVVQFLGAVTQSSPMMIVTEYLPKGDLRAFLKGKGALKPMTALRFALDIARGMNYLHENKPPIIHRDLEPSNILRDDSGHLKVADFGVSKLLTVKEVKPLTCPVTSCRYVAPEVFKNYDYDTKADVFSFALILQEMIEGCPPFLTKQDNDVTKAYASKERPPFRAPSKYYAHGLKELIEDCWNEKAAKRPTFRQIIKRLESIHDSFSHKKHWKVWCNLF, from the exons ATGGAAAACAAAGCGGCGGTGAGGTTTATGTTAGGGAAGCAATCGTCGATGGCGCTGGAGAGAGGTAAGGATGGATCCGATGGAAAAGGTATAGAGGAAGGAGAAGATATAGATGACGGAGTTAGGCTGATGTATTTAGCCAACGAAGGTGACTTGGACGGCATTCGGGAGCTCTTAGACTCCGGGATCAACGTTAATTTCCGCGACATCGATGATCGGACGGCTCTCCATGTTGCTTCTTGTCAAGGACAGAACGACGTCGTCTCCTTTCTACTTCAACGTGGCGCTACCGTCGATTCTAAAGATCGCTGGGGAAGCACT CCTCTGTCGGATGCTATATATTATAAGAATCATGATGTGATTAAGCTTTTGGAGAAACATGGAGCTAAGCCTTTG ATGGCTCCAATGCACGTAAATCACGCGCGTGAAGTCCCGGAGTATGAAATCGATCCAAAAGAACTTGATTTCACTAACAGCGTCTACATTACTAAG GGAACCTTCTGTAGAGCTTCATGGCGAGGAATACAAGTTGCTGTAAAAAAGCTCGAGGATGAACTTATCACTGATTCGGATAAAGT gAGCGCATTTAGGGATGAGCTTGCATTATTTCAGAAAATTCGACATCCAAATGTAGTCCAATTTCTTGGTGCAGTAACTCAGAGTAGCCCGATGATGATTGTAACAGAATATTTACCCAAG GGAGATTTACGAGCTTTTTTGAAAGGAAAGGGAGCATTGAAACCAATGACAGCTCTGAGATTTGCACTTGACATTGCAAG GGGAATGAATTATTTGCATGAGAATAAACCACCAATAATTCATCGTGATCTTGAGCCTTC AAACATTTTGCGGGATGACTCTGGACATCTGAAAGTCGCAGATTTTGGTGTTAGCAAGCTGCTCACAGTTAAAGAAGTTAAACCTCTAACATGTCCAGTGACATCTT GTCGATATGTTGCCCCAGAGGTTTTCAAAAATTATGACTATGATACCAAAGCGGATGTGTTTTCATTTGCCCTGATTCTACAGGAG ATGATTGAAGGCTGCCCGCCATTTCTTACAAAGCAAGATAACGATGTTACCAAGGCATATGCATCAAAGGAGCGTCCGCCTTTCAGAGCTCCATCTAAGTATTACGCTCATGGGCTCAAAGA GTTAATTGAGGATTGTTGGAATGAGAAGGCTGCTAAGCGACCAACATTTAGACAGATAATAAAAAGACTGGAATCGATCCATGACAGTTTCAGTCATAAAAAGCATTGGAAG GTGTGGTGCAATCTTTTTTAA
- the LOC107941803 gene encoding aquaporin NIP1-2-like, producing the protein MAEISGCNGNHEVVLNVNGETTHPPPPPSSAPKRKDSDLGFSVPFIQKLMAEVLGTYFLIFAGCAAVVVNVNNEKVVSLPGISMVWGLAVMVLVYSLGHISGAHFNPAVTIAFATCKRFPLKQVPAYVLAQVIGSTLAAGTLRLLFSGPHDVFAGTSPQGSDLQAFGIEFIITFYLMFIISGVATDNRAIGELAGLAIGATVLINVMFAGPITGASMNPARSLGPAIVSNHYKGIWIYLMSPTLGAVSGAWVYNMVRYTDKPLREITKSASFLKSSRNSG; encoded by the exons ATGGCGGAGATTTCTGGGTGTAATGGAAACCATGAAGTAGTTTTGAATGTTAATGGTGAAACCACtcatcctcctcctcctccttcatCAGCTCCAAAAAGAAAAGATTCTGACCTGGGTTTCTCTGTACCCTTCATTCAAAAG CTAATGGCAGAGGTGTTAGGCACGTACTTCTTAATATTTGCGGGTTGTGCAGCGGTGGTGGTGAATGTAAACAATGAGAAAGTGGTATCACTACCAGGGATTTCCATGGTATGGGGATTAGCTGTAATGGTCTTGGTTTACTCCTTAGGTCACATCTCTGGTGCTCATTTCAACCCTGCCGTCACCATTGCTTTTGCTACCTGCAAAAGATTTCCTCTCAAACAG gtcCCTGCTTATGTATTAGCTCAAGTTATTGGATCAACACTAGCAGCTGGTACACTTCGGTTGTTATTTAGCGGACCACATGATGTCTTCGCCGGAACATCGCCGCAAGGGTCCGATTTGCAGGCTTTTGGGATCGAGTTCATCATTACTTTTTACCTAATGTTCATTATATCTGGTGTTGCCACTGATAACAGAGCT ATTGGAGAACTTGCTGGACTTGCCATTGGTGCCACTGTGCTCATTAATGTGATGTTTGCTGG GCCAATTACGGGAGCATCAATGAACCCAGCAAGGAGTTTGGGACCTGCAATTGTGTCGAATCATTACAAGGGGATATGGATATATCTGATGTCACCAACACTTGGGGCAGTGTCAGGTGCATGGGTTTATAACATGGTGAGGTACACAGACAAGCCATTAAGGGAGATAACCAAGAGTGCTTCTTTCCTCAAGAGTTCTCGTAATTCTGGTTAA
- the LOC107941805 gene encoding CTD small phosphatase-like protein, which translates to MLSEKPKEPISKRQQLHHIFHIRRCFSGKKNNNANSITIFASINKSFVKCTHQLTKVLSVLARKVTPSCRIKGFEVIEKKDKPQFDYVDVKAVRPALQLQFEPCSFNVLPLPTPFLLLQRNLLPPLGPDKKGTIVLDLDETLVHSRLGPPPPRYDFAVSRVMDGVTIYFYVFKRPGVYEFLEIISKKYEVVVFTAGHKAYASKVIDTLDPKGLISHRFYRDSCKQVRGKFIKDLSEIGRDLRKTVIVDDNPKSYSLQPENGIPIKPFYGDELWDRELMKLAGFFERCDVFQDMRDAVNHYLRGAKD; encoded by the coding sequence ATGTTATCCGAGAAGCCAAAAGAGCCCATCAGCAAGCGCCAACAACTGCACCACATTTTCCATATACGAAGGTGTTTTTCAGGTAAAAAGAACAACAACGCCAATTCCATCACCATCTTCGCATCGATAAACAAGTCCTTTGTTAAATGTACCCATCAGCTCACCAAGGTTTTATCGGTGCTTGCCCGTAAAGTAACCCCATCGTGTCGCATTAAGGGATTCGAGGTTATCGAAAAGAAAGACAAACCCCAGTTCGATTACGTCGATGTTAAAGCCGTCCGTCCCGCACTTCAACTCCAATTCGAGCCATGTAGTTTTAACGTCTTGCCTCTACCAACACCATTTCTTCTTTTACAGCGGAACTTGCTTCCACCGTTGGGACCGGATAAAAAAGGGACCATCGTGCTTGACTTGGATGAGACGTTGGTGCATTCGAGACTCGGCCCTCCTCCGCCGAGGTACGATTTCGCGGTTTCGAGGGTGATGGACGGAGTGACGATTTATTTCTACGTGTTTAAACGGCCTGGGGTCTACGAGTTCTTGGAGATCATCAGCAAGAAATATGAGGTCGTCGTTTTCACGGCGGGGCACAAAGCGTACGCGTCCAAGGTGATCGACACGCTCGACCCTAAAGGATTGATATCGCATAGGTTTTATAGGGATTCATGCAAGCAAGTGCGGGGAAAATTCATCAAGGACTTGTCGGAGATAGGGAGGGACTTGAGGAAGACTGTCATCGTCGACGATAACCCAAAGTCGTATTCGTTGCAACCGGAAAACGGGATACCGATCAAGCCGTTCTACGGCGATGAGCTTTGGGACAGGGAATTGATGAAGTTGGCCGGTTTTTTCGAGAGATGCGATGTTTTTCAAGACATGAGAGACGCTGTGAACCATTATCTTCGAGGTGCTAAAGATTAA